In Acidovorax sp. 106, the following proteins share a genomic window:
- the cyoA gene encoding ubiquinol oxidase subunit II, producing the protein MLKNKESRRPAWLAAIALTTGLAGCSKAVVLNPAGDIAAQQGQMVITATLLMLIIIVPVIALTLFFAWKYRQSNTANTEADYDPEWHHSTTLELVIWTVPLLIIIALGALTWIGTHKLDPYRPLDRIDAQRPLDANVKPLEVQVVAMDWKWLFFYPEQGIATVNELAAPVDRPILFKLTATSTMNAFYVPDLAGMIYAMPGMQTELNAVINKPGVFNGMSSHYSGAGFSGMTFKFHGLSNDDFAQWVQKAKTEGKPLDKGSYLNLAKPSERDPVQRFASVEDGLYDKVLNRCVEDGKMCMHHMMAIDAQGGDAYVRAAGLNLPQDVCNAQNAAQVVAALETRNAPAQTSGASIRQ; encoded by the coding sequence ATGCTCAAAAACAAAGAATCTCGCAGGCCCGCCTGGCTTGCCGCGATCGCCCTGACCACCGGCCTGGCCGGTTGCAGCAAGGCCGTCGTACTCAACCCGGCCGGTGACATTGCCGCCCAACAGGGCCAGATGGTCATCACCGCCACACTGTTGATGCTCATCATCATCGTGCCGGTGATCGCCCTGACCCTGTTCTTCGCCTGGAAGTACCGCCAGTCGAACACCGCCAACACCGAGGCCGACTACGACCCCGAGTGGCACCACTCCACCACGCTTGAGCTGGTGATCTGGACCGTGCCGCTGCTCATCATCATTGCCCTGGGCGCCCTGACCTGGATCGGCACCCACAAGCTTGACCCCTACCGCCCCCTGGACCGCATCGACGCCCAGCGCCCCCTGGACGCCAACGTCAAGCCCCTGGAAGTGCAAGTGGTGGCGATGGACTGGAAATGGCTGTTTTTCTACCCAGAGCAAGGCATTGCCACAGTAAACGAGCTGGCCGCCCCGGTGGACCGCCCCATTCTGTTCAAACTGACCGCGACATCGACCATGAACGCGTTCTACGTGCCTGACCTGGCCGGCATGATCTACGCCATGCCCGGCATGCAGACCGAGCTGAACGCCGTCATCAACAAGCCTGGCGTGTTCAACGGCATGTCTTCGCACTACAGCGGCGCAGGCTTCTCTGGCATGACCTTCAAGTTCCACGGCCTGAGCAACGATGACTTTGCCCAGTGGGTGCAAAAAGCCAAGACCGAGGGCAAGCCCCTGGACAAAGGCTCCTACCTGAACCTCGCCAAGCCCAGCGAGCGCGACCCCGTGCAACGCTTTGCGTCGGTGGAAGATGGCCTGTACGACAAGGTGCTCAACCGCTGTGTGGAAGACGGAAAGATGTGCATGCACCACATGATGGCCATCGACGCCCAGGGCGGCGACGCCTATGTGCGCGCAGCAGGCCTGAACCTGCCCCAGGACGTGTGCAACGCACAAAACGCAGCCCAAGTGGTGGCAGCGCTTGAAACCCGCAACGCACCGGCACAAACCTCCGGCGCCAGCATCCGCCAATGA
- the ruvA gene encoding Holliday junction branch migration protein RuvA — protein sequence MIGKLTGTLLEKNPPEVLLDCHGVGYEVNVPMSTFYNLPAVGEQVSLLTQFIVREDAQLLYGFGTAQERQAFRELIKISGVGPRTALSILSGMGVADLAQAITLQEAGRLVKVPGIGKKTAERLLLELKGKMGADIGTPTHAASDAQADILQALLALGYNDKEAVAALKALPPDVGVSDGIKLALKALAR from the coding sequence ATGATAGGCAAATTGACCGGCACCCTGCTGGAGAAGAATCCCCCCGAGGTGCTGCTGGACTGCCACGGTGTGGGCTATGAGGTGAATGTGCCCATGAGCACCTTCTACAACCTGCCCGCAGTGGGCGAGCAGGTCAGCCTGCTCACGCAATTCATTGTGCGTGAGGATGCGCAGTTGCTATATGGCTTTGGCACGGCGCAAGAGCGCCAGGCTTTTCGGGAGTTGATCAAAATCTCAGGTGTGGGTCCACGCACGGCCTTGTCCATCCTCTCTGGCATGGGCGTGGCCGACCTGGCCCAGGCCATCACGCTGCAGGAGGCGGGCCGTTTGGTCAAAGTGCCAGGCATTGGCAAGAAGACGGCCGAGCGCTTGTTGCTGGAGTTGAAGGGCAAGATGGGGGCGGATATCGGTACCCCGACCCATGCCGCCAGCGACGCGCAGGCCGACATCCTTCAGGCGCTGTTGGCCCTGGGCTACAACGACAAGGAAGCGGTAGCAGCCCTCAAAGCGCTGCCGCCGGACGTGGGTGTAAGTGACGGTATCAAGCTGGCGCTCAAAGCATTGGCCCGCTAA
- a CDS encoding ATP-binding protein encodes MTSSTNAPHTPPHAQPPTQPQAKANSANASAGLRNLHQLIQLRWIAVVGQLLTIEATFYSLGLPLPMQAMLSIVAGMVVFNVLSLLRWRTRRSVHDVELFIALLVDVGALTAQLYLSGGIGNPFVFLYLLQIAVGAMLLRGGYIWSIVVVASACVMLLSQHSQPLPLATNVHDGWASPYVLGLLVCFMLNAILVVIFITRISHNLRRRDARLAAVRQRAAEEEHIVRMGLLASGAAHELGTPLATLAVILGDWKRVPALASDATLQEDIAEMEAQVKRCKTIVSGILLSAGETRGELSSQTTVRQFLDTLVQDWRTTRSVQEFVYDNLIEDDSPMVADVTLEQMVFNVLDNARDASPHWVSLQAQRDADALRIVVTDRGPGFTTEVLTHLGTPYQSTKGRPGGGLGLFLSMNVARTLGGSVVAHNRPDGGAEVTITLSLPAITLQATAPEDHGH; translated from the coding sequence ATGACCAGCAGCACTAACGCCCCCCACACACCGCCTCACGCACAGCCCCCCACACAGCCCCAGGCCAAGGCCAACTCGGCCAACGCCTCCGCAGGGCTGAGAAACCTGCACCAGCTCATCCAACTGCGCTGGATCGCTGTGGTGGGCCAGTTGCTCACCATCGAGGCCACTTTCTACAGCCTGGGCCTGCCCCTGCCCATGCAGGCCATGCTGTCCATCGTGGCGGGCATGGTGGTGTTCAACGTGCTCAGCCTGCTGCGCTGGCGCACCCGCCGCAGCGTGCACGATGTGGAACTGTTCATTGCCCTGCTGGTGGACGTGGGTGCACTCACCGCGCAGCTGTACCTGAGCGGTGGCATCGGCAACCCGTTTGTCTTCCTGTACCTGCTGCAGATTGCCGTGGGGGCCATGTTGCTGCGCGGGGGCTACATCTGGTCCATCGTGGTGGTGGCATCGGCCTGCGTCATGCTGCTCTCACAGCACAGCCAGCCCCTGCCACTGGCCACCAATGTGCACGACGGCTGGGCCAGCCCCTACGTGCTGGGCCTGCTGGTGTGCTTCATGCTCAACGCCATCTTGGTCGTGATCTTCATCACCCGCATCAGCCACAACCTGCGCCGGCGCGATGCGCGACTGGCCGCCGTGCGCCAGCGGGCAGCGGAGGAAGAACACATCGTGCGCATGGGGCTGCTCGCCTCTGGCGCCGCGCACGAATTGGGCACACCCCTGGCCACCTTGGCCGTGATCCTGGGCGACTGGAAACGCGTCCCCGCTCTGGCCTCCGACGCTACGCTGCAAGAAGACATTGCGGAGATGGAAGCCCAGGTCAAACGCTGCAAGACCATCGTGAGCGGCATCCTGCTGTCGGCGGGTGAGACACGGGGCGAGCTCTCCAGCCAGACCACCGTGCGCCAGTTTCTGGACACGCTGGTGCAAGACTGGCGCACCACCCGGTCGGTTCAGGAATTCGTATACGACAACCTCATCGAAGACGACAGCCCCATGGTGGCCGATGTCACGCTCGAGCAAATGGTCTTCAATGTGCTGGACAATGCACGGGACGCATCGCCGCACTGGGTGAGCTTGCAGGCACAGCGCGATGCCGATGCGTTGCGAATCGTGGTCACCGACCGGGGTCCGGGCTTCACCACCGAAGTGCTCACGCACCTCGGGACGCCCTACCAGTCCACCAAAGGGCGCCCTGGGGGCGGCTTGGGCCTGTTCCTGTCGATGAACGTGGCGCGCACGCTGGGCGGCAGTGTGGTGGCACACAACCGCCCAGACGGCGGCGCCGAGGTCACCATCACACTATCGCTGCCCGCCATCACCCTGCAAGCCACCGCCCCCGAGGACCATGGACACTGA
- a CDS encoding MFS transporter — MYSPGSAALPAPGFDGSVSLANAHTDEDVTPGEIAVGVIIGRSSEYFDFFVFGIASVLVFPSLLFPFLSRLDGTLMAFAIFALAFVARPVGTAISMAVQRRWGRGTKLTLSLFLLGACTAGMAFLPSYASVGSKAIAALIILRIGQGLALGGTWDGLPSLLAMSAPKERRGWFAMIGQLGAPVGFVLAASLFAYLYSSLSVAEFLDWGWRYPFFVAFAINVVALFARLRLVVGQSYAELLQQRELQPVSVAQVMRDEGGNVLLGAFAALSSFALFHIATVFPLSWISMYSEQSITEVLSVQIVGAFLAAAAIMLSGWLADRVGRRNLLGSMAVLIGLFSFTAPWLLGAGSTGNNVFLLVGFVLLGLSYGQASGTVTANFSAQYRYTGAALSADLAWLLGAGFAPLVALGLSAKFGLGAVSLYLLSGVVCTLVALRINRLIERKEA, encoded by the coding sequence ATGTACAGCCCAGGTTCAGCAGCCCTGCCTGCTCCAGGTTTTGATGGTTCGGTGTCTTTGGCCAACGCCCACACCGATGAGGATGTGACCCCCGGTGAGATCGCGGTGGGGGTGATCATTGGGCGGTCTTCCGAATACTTTGATTTTTTTGTGTTCGGCATTGCCAGCGTGCTGGTCTTCCCCTCTTTGCTGTTCCCGTTCTTGTCGCGGCTGGATGGGACTTTGATGGCGTTTGCCATATTTGCCCTGGCTTTCGTGGCCCGCCCTGTGGGCACCGCCATCTCCATGGCTGTGCAGCGGCGCTGGGGGCGGGGCACCAAGCTGACGCTGTCGCTGTTTTTGCTGGGGGCCTGCACGGCGGGCATGGCGTTTTTGCCCAGCTACGCGTCGGTGGGCTCCAAGGCGATTGCGGCCCTGATCATTCTGCGCATTGGCCAGGGGCTGGCGCTGGGGGGCACCTGGGATGGGTTGCCCTCCCTGTTGGCGATGAGCGCCCCCAAGGAGCGGCGCGGCTGGTTTGCCATGATCGGGCAGCTGGGGGCGCCTGTGGGTTTTGTGCTGGCGGCCAGCCTGTTTGCATATTTGTATAGCAGCCTGAGCGTGGCCGAGTTCCTGGACTGGGGCTGGCGCTATCCCTTCTTCGTGGCCTTTGCCATCAACGTGGTGGCCTTGTTTGCCCGTTTGCGTCTGGTGGTGGGGCAGTCGTATGCCGAATTGCTGCAGCAGCGCGAGTTGCAGCCGGTGAGCGTGGCCCAGGTCATGCGCGATGAGGGGGGCAATGTGCTGCTGGGTGCCTTTGCTGCCTTGTCCAGCTTTGCGCTGTTCCATATCGCCACCGTGTTCCCTCTGTCGTGGATTTCGATGTACTCCGAGCAGTCCATCACCGAGGTCCTCTCGGTACAGATCGTGGGCGCCTTCCTGGCAGCCGCAGCCATCATGCTGTCGGGCTGGCTGGCCGACCGGGTGGGGCGGCGCAACCTGCTGGGCTCGATGGCGGTGCTGATCGGGCTGTTCAGCTTCACGGCGCCGTGGTTGCTGGGGGCCGGCTCTACAGGCAATAACGTGTTCTTGTTGGTGGGTTTTGTGCTGCTGGGCTTGTCGTATGGGCAGGCTTCGGGCACCGTCACGGCCAATTTCTCGGCCCAGTACCGCTACACGGGCGCAGCGCTGTCGGCGGACTTGGCCTGGCTGCTGGGCGCCGGGTTTGCCCCGCTGGTGGCCTTGGGGCTGTCGGCCAAGTTTGGGCTGGGGGCCGTGTCGCTGTACCTGCTGTCGGGCGTGGTGTGTACCCTGGTGGCTTTGCGCATCAACCGGTTGATTGAGCGCAAAGAGGCTTGA
- a CDS encoding response regulator transcription factor, producing MDTERLLLIVEDDDAFARTLARSFERRGYRVLHADGMARVEELLTEHVPQYAVVDLKLKGEATGLACVRTLHEHSAKMRIVVLTGFASIATAVEAIKLGAGHYLAKPSNTDDIEAAFALQEGNPEVELTNRSSSIKTLEWERIHEVLAESDFNISEAARRLGMHRRTLSRKLGKQRV from the coding sequence ATGGACACTGAACGCCTGCTGCTGATCGTGGAAGACGACGATGCCTTCGCACGCACCCTGGCGCGCTCGTTTGAGCGGCGCGGCTACCGGGTGCTGCACGCCGATGGCATGGCGCGGGTGGAGGAGTTGCTGACAGAGCATGTGCCCCAGTACGCCGTGGTGGACCTCAAACTCAAGGGCGAAGCCACCGGCCTGGCCTGCGTACGCACGCTGCATGAGCACAGCGCCAAGATGCGCATCGTCGTGCTTACCGGCTTTGCCAGCATTGCCACGGCGGTCGAGGCCATCAAACTCGGCGCGGGCCACTACCTGGCCAAGCCCTCCAACACCGACGACATCGAGGCCGCCTTTGCCCTGCAAGAGGGCAACCCCGAGGTCGAACTCACCAACCGCTCCAGCTCCATCAAAACGCTGGAGTGGGAGCGCATCCACGAGGTGTTGGCAGAGAGTGACTTCAACATCTCCGAAGCCGCACGCCGCCTGGGCATGCACCGGCGCACCCTCAGCCGCAAGCTGGGCAAGCAGCGCGTGTAA
- a CDS encoding SURF1 family protein: MLTLVGIALFVGFISLGVWQVQRRAWKLDLIERVSARIQAPPSALPPPEQWSQLSAASHEYQAVRLQGHWLASKTVLTQATTALGAGYWVLTPLQMVDGVQVLINRGFVPQEQRAQWQALPASAINEAPETVVGLLRLSEPGGGFLRRNDPAQQRWHSRDVTAIAQAQQLSQAAPFFIDAGLPPRQGPTAADLPADMAGPWPRPGLTVVRFPNSHLVYALTWFGLALMVVGAAVVVARYERRLRAAHASTPSHDQQH, encoded by the coding sequence ATGCTCACCTTGGTGGGCATCGCCCTTTTTGTGGGCTTCATTTCCCTGGGGGTGTGGCAGGTGCAGCGCCGCGCCTGGAAGCTCGACCTCATTGAGCGCGTGAGCGCACGCATTCAAGCCCCGCCCAGCGCCCTTCCTCCCCCTGAGCAGTGGTCTCAGCTGAGCGCCGCCAGCCACGAATACCAAGCCGTACGCCTGCAAGGCCACTGGCTTGCCAGCAAAACCGTGCTGACTCAGGCCACCACGGCCCTGGGGGCCGGTTATTGGGTGCTGACCCCCTTGCAGATGGTCGACGGGGTGCAGGTGCTGATCAACCGCGGGTTTGTTCCACAAGAGCAGCGCGCGCAATGGCAGGCTCTGCCAGCGTCTGCCATCAATGAGGCCCCTGAGACCGTTGTGGGGCTGCTGCGCCTGAGCGAGCCCGGCGGCGGCTTTTTGCGCCGCAACGACCCCGCCCAGCAGCGCTGGCATTCACGCGATGTGACCGCCATCGCCCAGGCACAGCAGCTCAGCCAGGCGGCGCCCTTCTTTATTGATGCCGGGCTGCCACCCCGCCAGGGCCCCACAGCGGCCGACCTGCCTGCCGACATGGCAGGCCCCTGGCCACGCCCCGGCCTGACGGTGGTGCGCTTCCCCAACAGCCACTTGGTGTACGCGTTGACCTGGTTTGGATTGGCACTCATGGTGGTGGGGGCGGCCGTGGTTGTGGCACGCTACGAGCGTAGGCTGCGCGCGGCCCACGCATCCACCCCCAGCCATGACCAGCAGCACTAA
- the cyoB gene encoding cytochrome o ubiquinol oxidase subunit I has protein sequence MTSENVTPAHWALGRLSWDVVPMAHEPIVLATFIAVVLGGLAVVAGITKFRLWGPLWRDWICSIDHKKIGIMYMILGLVMLLRGFADAVMMRLQQAMAFGDNMGYLPPHHYDQIFTAHGVIMIFFVAMPLVTGLMNYLVPLQIGARDVSFPFLNNFSFWMTTAGAVLVMVSLFLGEFSTSGWLALSNLGSQSASTGLDYYIWALQIAGVGTTLSGINLIVTIVKMRAPGMSLMKMPVFTWTALCTNALIVASFPVLTAALVLMSLDRYVGTNFFTNELGGNPMLYVNLIWIWGHPEVYILVLPAFGVFSEVVATFSKKRLFGYTSMVYATVCITILSYLVWLHHFFTMGSGASVNTFFGITTMIISIPTGAKIFNWLFTMYKGRIRFELPMMWTVAFMVTFAIGGMTGVLLAVPPADFVLHNSLFLIAHFHNVIIGGVVFAMFAGINYWFPKAFGYKLDRTWGVYSFWLWLVGFWVAFTPLYVLGLMGVTRRVSHFEDQSLQIWFVIAAIGAAMIAAGIGCFLIQLVVSFLKREQLRDWTGDPWGGRTLEWATSSPPPNYNFAFTPVVHEIDAWWDMKKHGYQRPLSGFQSIHMPANTGAGVVISGLSLVFGFALIWHMWLLAAVSFAAVVLASIIHTFNYKRDFYIPASEVVATEEARTLQLARHV, from the coding sequence ATGACCTCCGAAAACGTAACTCCCGCCCACTGGGCGCTGGGCCGCCTGAGCTGGGACGTTGTGCCCATGGCGCACGAACCCATCGTGCTGGCCACCTTCATTGCCGTGGTGCTTGGTGGTCTTGCCGTCGTGGCAGGCATCACCAAGTTCCGCCTGTGGGGCCCGCTGTGGCGCGACTGGATCTGCAGCATTGACCACAAAAAGATCGGGATCATGTACATGATCCTGGGCCTGGTGATGCTGCTGCGCGGCTTTGCCGACGCCGTGATGATGCGCCTGCAACAGGCCATGGCCTTTGGCGACAACATGGGCTACCTGCCACCGCACCACTACGACCAGATCTTCACAGCCCACGGCGTGATCATGATCTTCTTCGTGGCGATGCCGCTGGTCACGGGCCTGATGAACTACCTCGTGCCGCTGCAAATCGGCGCGCGCGACGTGTCCTTCCCGTTCCTCAACAACTTCAGCTTCTGGATGACCACCGCTGGCGCCGTGCTGGTGATGGTGTCGCTGTTCCTGGGGGAGTTCTCCACCTCCGGCTGGCTGGCGCTGTCCAACCTGGGCTCACAAAGCGCCAGCACGGGGCTGGACTACTACATCTGGGCACTGCAGATTGCCGGGGTGGGCACCACGCTCTCGGGGATCAACCTGATCGTCACCATCGTCAAGATGCGCGCCCCCGGCATGAGCCTGATGAAGATGCCCGTCTTCACCTGGACCGCCCTGTGCACCAACGCGCTGATCGTGGCCTCCTTCCCCGTGCTGACGGCCGCGCTGGTGCTGATGTCGCTGGACCGCTATGTTGGCACCAACTTCTTCACCAACGAGCTGGGTGGCAACCCCATGCTCTACGTGAACCTGATCTGGATCTGGGGCCACCCTGAGGTGTACATCCTGGTGCTGCCCGCCTTCGGCGTGTTCTCCGAAGTGGTGGCCACCTTCAGCAAGAAGCGCCTGTTTGGCTACACCTCCATGGTGTACGCCACGGTGTGTATCACCATCCTGTCGTACCTGGTGTGGCTGCACCACTTCTTCACCATGGGCTCGGGCGCGAGCGTGAACACCTTCTTCGGTATCACGACCATGATCATCTCGATCCCCACGGGCGCGAAGATCTTCAACTGGCTGTTCACCATGTACAAGGGCCGCATCCGCTTTGAGCTGCCCATGATGTGGACCGTGGCCTTCATGGTGACGTTTGCCATCGGCGGCATGACCGGCGTGCTGCTGGCCGTGCCACCCGCCGACTTCGTGCTGCACAACAGCCTGTTCCTTATCGCTCACTTCCACAACGTGATCATCGGCGGCGTGGTGTTTGCCATGTTTGCAGGCATCAACTACTGGTTCCCCAAGGCGTTTGGCTACAAGCTGGACCGCACCTGGGGCGTGTACTCCTTCTGGCTGTGGCTGGTGGGCTTCTGGGTGGCTTTCACGCCGCTGTACGTGCTGGGCCTGATGGGCGTCACGCGCCGCGTGAGCCACTTTGAAGACCAATCGCTGCAAATCTGGTTCGTGATCGCTGCCATTGGCGCAGCCATGATTGCCGCGGGCATTGGCTGCTTCCTGATCCAGTTGGTGGTCAGCTTCCTCAAGCGCGAGCAACTGCGCGACTGGACGGGCGACCCTTGGGGTGGCCGCACGCTGGAGTGGGCCACCTCCTCGCCCCCACCCAACTACAACTTCGCCTTCACGCCCGTGGTGCATGAGATCGACGCCTGGTGGGACATGAAGAAGCACGGCTACCAACGCCCGCTCAGCGGCTTCCAGTCCATCCACATGCCTGCCAATACCGGGGCTGGTGTGGTCATCTCGGGCCTCTCGCTGGTGTTCGGCTTTGCGCTGATCTGGCACATGTGGCTGCTGGCTGCGGTGTCGTTCGCAGCCGTGGTGCTGGCTTCGATCATCCACACGTTCAACTACAAGCGTGACTTCTACATCCCTGCCTCCGAAGTGGTTGCCACCGAAGAAGCCCGCACACTCCAACTCGCACGCCATGTCTGA
- a CDS encoding PhoH family protein yields the protein MILRHTFTPHNNTRLTHLCGPADAHLRTIEVALEVSIAHRHEQFKVDGPKAKATQAMELLQALYEMAERPIPEDTLQIMLAGDSGLIEAPEGAIVLNTRRADLRGRTPTQSLYLQNIASHDITFGIGPAGTGKTYLAVACAVDALERSAVQRIVLTRPAVEAGERLGFLPGDLAQKVDPYLRPLYDALYELMGHDKVQKAFERNAIEIAPLAFMRGRTLNNAFVILDEAQNTTPEQMKMFLTRIGFGARAVVTGDVSQIDLPKGAMSGLIDAERVLKRVKGIAITRFTSADVVRHPLVARIVDAYDAPRRAQTARS from the coding sequence GTGATCCTGCGCCACACCTTCACCCCACACAACAACACGCGGCTCACCCACCTGTGCGGCCCGGCGGACGCGCACCTGCGCACCATCGAAGTGGCCCTGGAGGTAAGCATCGCCCATCGGCACGAACAGTTCAAGGTGGACGGCCCCAAGGCCAAAGCCACCCAGGCCATGGAATTGTTGCAGGCGCTGTACGAGATGGCCGAGCGGCCCATCCCTGAAGACACGCTGCAAATCATGCTGGCGGGCGATTCTGGGCTGATCGAAGCGCCCGAGGGCGCCATCGTGCTCAACACCCGCCGCGCGGACCTGCGTGGCCGCACCCCCACCCAAAGCCTGTACCTGCAGAACATTGCTTCGCACGACATCACCTTTGGCATTGGCCCTGCGGGCACAGGCAAAACCTACTTGGCCGTGGCCTGCGCGGTAGATGCTCTAGAACGCAGTGCCGTACAGCGCATTGTGCTGACCCGCCCGGCGGTCGAGGCGGGTGAGCGCCTGGGCTTTTTGCCCGGCGACCTGGCCCAAAAGGTCGACCCCTACCTGCGCCCGCTGTACGACGCCCTGTACGAGTTGATGGGCCACGACAAGGTGCAAAAGGCGTTTGAGCGCAACGCCATTGAAATCGCCCCGCTGGCCTTCATGCGCGGGCGCACGCTAAACAACGCTTTTGTGATCCTGGACGAGGCGCAAAACACCACCCCTGAGCAAATGAAGATGTTCCTCACCCGCATCGGCTTTGGCGCGCGTGCCGTGGTCACGGGCGATGTGAGCCAGATCGATCTGCCCAAGGGGGCCATGAGCGGGCTGATCGATGCCGAGCGGGTGCTCAAGCGGGTCAAGGGCATTGCCATCACACGCTTTACCAGTGCCGACGTGGTGCGCCACCCCCTGGTGGCGCGCATTGTGGACGCCTACGATGCGCCACGCCGCGCACAGACTGCGCGCAGCTGA
- the ybeY gene encoding rRNA maturation RNase YbeY, with protein MTLNQLSLSLQFGKFDNLAEHRATLPRHKVTRWIRHALSTDAEITVRIVGAEEGQQLNREYRKKDYATNVLTFDYTQEPIVTADLVLCAPVVEREAQEQNKSLEEHYAHLLVHGALHAQGWDHETSAEDADEMEAYETAILQELGFADPYAK; from the coding sequence ATGACACTCAACCAACTCTCTCTGTCCTTGCAGTTTGGCAAGTTTGACAACCTGGCAGAACACCGCGCCACCCTGCCCCGCCACAAGGTCACGCGCTGGATTCGCCACGCCTTGTCCACCGATGCGGAAATCACAGTGCGCATCGTGGGCGCAGAAGAAGGCCAACAGCTCAACCGCGAGTACCGCAAAAAAGACTACGCCACCAACGTGCTCACGTTTGACTACACGCAGGAGCCCATCGTCACCGCAGACCTGGTGCTGTGCGCACCCGTGGTGGAACGCGAGGCCCAAGAGCAAAACAAAAGCCTGGAAGAGCACTACGCGCACCTGCTGGTGCACGGCGCACTGCACGCCCAGGGCTGGGACCACGAGACCAGCGCCGAGGACGCCGACGAAATGGAGGCCTACGAAACGGCCATCCTGCAAGAGCTGGGGTTTGCCGACCCTTACGCTAAATAA
- the cyoD gene encoding cytochrome o ubiquinol oxidase subunit IV — MSAQHATHAHDAHGHDDHHHDAGPHSTFSGYMVGFVLSIILTAIPFWLVMSKVIADRNTAVLVLGGFAVVQILVHMVCFLHMNGKVEGGWTLLSTIFTVVFVAIAITGTLWVMFHMNANMMPEHPQVPAAGQQQPAAGHGGAHSTAP; from the coding sequence ATGAGCGCACAACATGCAACGCACGCGCACGATGCGCACGGGCACGACGATCACCACCATGACGCGGGCCCCCACAGCACCTTCTCCGGTTACATGGTCGGGTTTGTGCTGTCCATCATCCTCACCGCCATTCCCTTTTGGCTGGTCATGTCCAAGGTGATTGCCGACCGCAACACCGCCGTGCTGGTGCTGGGCGGTTTTGCCGTGGTGCAGATCCTGGTGCACATGGTGTGCTTCCTGCACATGAACGGCAAGGTCGAAGGCGGCTGGACGCTGCTGTCCACCATCTTCACCGTGGTGTTCGTGGCCATTGCCATCACCGGCACCCTGTGGGTCATGTTCCACATGAACGCGAACATGATGCCCGAGCACCCACAGGTGCCTGCCGCAGGCCAGCAACAGCCCGCCGCCGGGCACGGTGGCGCGCACAGCACGGCGCCCTGA
- the cyoC gene encoding cytochrome o ubiquinol oxidase subunit III produces the protein MSDIRIQAGAAGALAPREYHLAHEPHPENGTALGFWLYLMSDCLIFAALFATYGVLGRSYAAGPTGAQLFDLPLVAINTAFLLLSSITFGFAMLRKQLGDVKGTLLWLGITGLFGLCFLGLELYEFQHLIHQGAGPQRSAFLSAFFTLVGTHGLHVTFGLVWLVVLMLQINKHGLIPENNRRLMCLSMFWHFLDVVWIGVFTFVYLMGVL, from the coding sequence ATGTCTGATATCCGCATCCAAGCGGGCGCCGCAGGCGCCCTGGCCCCGCGCGAGTACCACCTCGCGCACGAGCCCCATCCCGAAAACGGCACCGCCCTGGGTTTCTGGCTGTACCTGATGAGCGACTGCCTCATCTTTGCCGCCCTGTTTGCCACGTACGGCGTGCTGGGCCGCAGCTATGCGGCAGGCCCCACCGGCGCCCAGCTGTTTGACTTGCCCCTGGTGGCCATCAACACGGCCTTCCTGCTGCTGTCGTCCATCACCTTCGGCTTTGCCATGCTGCGCAAGCAGCTGGGCGACGTCAAAGGCACGCTGCTGTGGCTGGGCATCACGGGCCTGTTTGGTCTGTGCTTCCTGGGGCTGGAGCTGTACGAGTTCCAGCATCTGATCCACCAGGGCGCAGGCCCTCAGCGCAGCGCCTTCCTGTCGGCCTTCTTCACGCTGGTGGGCACCCACGGTCTGCACGTCACCTTCGGCCTGGTCTGGCTGGTGGTGCTGATGTTGCAGATCAACAAACACGGCCTGATCCCCGAGAACAACCGCCGCCTGATGTGCCTGTCCATGTTCTGGCACTTCTTGGACGTGGTCTGGATCGGCGTATTCACCTTTGTGTACCTGATGGGGGTGCTGTAA